From a single Brassica rapa cultivar Chiifu-401-42 chromosome A01, CAAS_Brap_v3.01, whole genome shotgun sequence genomic region:
- the LOC103850085 gene encoding uncharacterized protein LOC103850085 translates to MAKISLLLLVVVLFSSLQAYEAHRIGNFDKGLEKDLHNAEAMIEEDLKAKKTSTQGLKSEVTTLSKSEQKLKQLGNDYKKDTDEAPYGKKLKKFSRLVKVKEVLGKKKKAASVIQKILKDFGLNGGRE, encoded by the coding sequence ATGGCAAAGATCTCCTTATTGCTTTTGGTCGTTGTCCTTTTCTCCTCTCTCCAGGCTTATGAAGCTCACCGCATTGGAAATTTCGATAAAGGACTTGAAAAAGACTTGCACAATGCCGAGGCCATGATCGAGGAAGACTTGAAGGCCAAGAAAACGAGCACTCAAGGTTTGAAATCTGAGGTGACAACGTTGAGCAAATCTGAACAGAAGCTGAAACAACTTGGAAATGATTACAAAAAGGATACGGATGAAGCGCCTTACGGAAAGAAACTCAAAAAATTCAGCAGGCTGGTAAAAGTCAAGGAGGTACttgggaaaaaaaagaaagctgcATCCGTAATCCAAAAGATCTTGAAGGATTTTGGGCTAAACGGAGGGAGGGAATGA
- the LOC103850083 gene encoding uncharacterized protein LOC103850083, with protein MAKKSIILIVTLVIALGCNFEEAAARDVKLVKLRDVNPETLTTLKGEEEKELINDKLTKEIENAKKLLGELKTLKKESKDDMKEELNSLMKSESLLNEMSDTLKNGTCNANKATIFVEKESFFYRAWKESAYHSVVPEKEKEFMSTIKRIIKLLKKT; from the coding sequence ATGGCAAAGAAATCTATCATACTTATTGTGACCCTAGTCATCGCATTGGGATGCAACTTCGAAGAGGCTGCAGCGAGAGACGTAAAGCTAGTGAAACTCCGCGATGTAAACCCAGAAACATTGACAACAttaaaaggagaagaagaaaaagaactcATAAACGACAAACTTACAAAAGAGATTGAGAATGCAAAGAAATTGCTGGGAGAGTTGAAAACATTGAAGAAGGAATCAAAAGATGATATGAAAGAGGAGTTGAATTCTTTAATGAAATCTGAATCGCTACTTAACGAAATGTCGGATACTCTGAAGAACGGAACGTGCAACGCAAACAAAGCTACCATATTTGTTGAGAAAGAATCATTTTTCTACAGAGCATGGAAGGAGAGTGCATATCATTCTGTGGTTCCAGAGAAGGAGAAAGAGTTTATGTCTACGATTAAACGCATTATTAAGCTGTTGAAGAAAACTTAA